One window of Cydia strobilella chromosome 10, ilCydStro3.1, whole genome shotgun sequence genomic DNA carries:
- the LOC134744616 gene encoding spondin-1-like, whose amino-acid sequence MGTSRHVAAILFFICACWACDDDDVAAYRVTVRTLWSEHTFPKDYPDNWPKAQWSPVFGQSHSAPYTLFRVGDTARPPVRQFAQFGKLDALVEEGDDEPRVYDQFSSPRIAAGVGDTENTVLVDAEHSMVSLMSRIIPSPDWFIGVDSLNLCVDSSWVDQITLDLYPLDVGAAQGLTFTAPRWDNDPPEPVFKHRPRYPNHPASGFYYPSLRELPAIAKVEFTKIKAYSTIDINNLVRKEFINKLRKKNDRKGHPKLRAFIADSEEMATKNPVEELMDLEEEPFGTPAPDLPENHVVIVTQAPTTTTTTEAEFGSDLRNMDDVVLAVAQGHRMGLGKRLPRHFRSRLHHAVNKIQPDDCLVSRWSEWTPCSTTCGYGDKFRTRTVVRARQNEGRDCPPLKERQHCGRVNSCSKMQYFGRMNV is encoded by the exons ATGGGAACCAGCCGGCACgtggcggccattttgttttttatctgtGCTTGTTGGGCTTGTGATGACGACGATGTGGCGGCGTATAGAGTGACCGTTCGTACACTGTGGAGCGAGCACACGTTTCCTAAGGATTATCCCGACAACTGGCCTAAGGCGCAATGGTCTCCCGTGTTTG GCCAATCCCACAGCGCGCCCTACACACTGTTCCGCGTAGGCGACACCGCCCGCCCGCCAGTCCGCCAGTTCGCCCAGTTCGGCAAACTGGACGCACTGGTCGAGGAAGGCGACGACGAGCCGCGAGTGTACGACCAGTTCTCATCGCCGAGGATAGCGGCCGGCGTGGGAGACACGGAGAACACGGTGCTTGTTGATGCTGAACACAGTATG GTGTCGCTGATGTCCCGCATTATACCGTCTCCGGATTGGTTCATTGGAGTAGACAGCCTCAACCTCTGTGTCGACTCATCATGGGTAGACCAAATCACCTTAGAT TTGTACCCATTGGACGTCGGAGCAGCCCAGGGCCTGACGTTCACCGCTCCTCGCTGGGACAATGACCCTCCAGAGCCTGTCTTCAAGCACAGGCCTCGCTACCCCAACCATCCGGCGTCTGGCTTCTACTACCCCTCACTAAGGGAACTTCCTGCTATTGCTAAAGTGGAATTTACTAAG ATTAAAGCGTATTCTACGATCGATATAAACAATTTAGTCCGGAAGGAATTCATCAATAAATTACGTAAGAAGAACGATCGTAAAGGGCATCCGAAACTCAGGGCGTTCATTGCAGACTCGGAAGAAATGGCGACAAAGAACCCAGTGGAGGAGCTTATGGATTTGGAAGAAGAGCCGTTTGGTACACCGGCACCTGACTTGCCCGAGAATCATGTTGTCATTGTAACTCAAGCACCAACTAC AACCACGACAACAGAGGCAGAGTTTGGTAGCGACCTTAGGAACATGGACGATGTGGTGCTGGCTGTAGCTCAGGGCCACAGGATGGGCCTGGGCAAGCGTTTGCCCCGTCACTTCAGGTCCCGTCTGCACCACGCAGTTAACAAGATACAgc CTGACGACTGCCTAGTATCCAGATGGAGCGAATGGACACCATGTTCGACAACCTGCGGCTACGGTGACAAATTCCGGACGAGAACGGTTGTGCGAGCGAGACAGAACGAGGGCCGCGACTGTCCCCCTCTGAAGGAGCGTCAGCATTGCGGTCGCGTCAATTCTTGTTCGAAAATGCAATATTTTGGTAGGATGAATGTTTAG